In the genome of Streptomyces sp. V2I9, one region contains:
- a CDS encoding LysR family transcriptional regulator, producing MHFQQLTYFVAVAETRHFTRAAEAVHVSQPSLSQQIRALETELGADLFSRARGNITLTDAGEALLPLARRILADAETARQEVQEVVSLRTGRVRLGATPSLCTGLLPDVLRAFHDRHPGVRLLLEEGGSHDLVRQLARGALDLALVVLPLPAASPALTTVELLREDLVVVSSTAEPAPGRGGSIRIADLEGAPLVMFRHGYNLRELTLAACRAEGFEPSFTVEGGEMDAVLGFVRAGLGIAVVPSMAAARAGHDLRRTRLAGDGLRRTIALAHRSDVDPPRAARELQRMLLEHRPAPG from the coding sequence GTGCACTTCCAGCAGCTCACCTATTTCGTGGCCGTCGCCGAGACCCGGCACTTCACCCGTGCCGCCGAAGCGGTGCATGTGTCGCAGCCCTCGCTCTCCCAGCAGATCCGGGCACTGGAAACGGAGTTGGGCGCGGACCTCTTCAGCCGCGCGCGGGGGAACATCACGCTCACAGACGCGGGCGAGGCGCTGCTGCCGCTGGCCCGGCGCATCCTCGCGGATGCGGAGACGGCGCGCCAGGAGGTCCAGGAGGTGGTGTCGCTGCGCACGGGCCGGGTGCGGCTGGGGGCCACGCCCAGCCTCTGCACCGGGCTTCTGCCGGACGTGCTGCGCGCCTTCCACGACCGGCATCCGGGGGTGCGGCTGCTGCTGGAGGAGGGCGGCTCGCACGACCTGGTGCGTCAGCTGGCGCGGGGCGCGCTCGATCTGGCGCTGGTGGTGCTGCCGTTGCCGGCCGCCTCCCCCGCGCTGACCACGGTGGAGCTGCTGCGGGAGGACCTGGTGGTGGTGTCCTCGACGGCGGAGCCGGCTCCGGGCCGGGGCGGATCGATCCGGATCGCGGACCTGGAGGGGGCGCCGCTGGTGATGTTCCGGCACGGGTACAACCTGCGGGAGCTGACCCTCGCCGCGTGCCGCGCGGAGGGGTTCGAGCCCTCGTTCACGGTCGAGGGCGGCGAGATGGACGCGGTGCTCGGTTTCGTCCGTGCGGGGCTCGGCATCGCGGTGGTGCCGAGCATGGCCGCCGCGCGGGCCGGCCACGATCTGCGCAGGACCCGGCTGGCGGGTGACGGACTGCGGCGCACGATCGCGCTGGCGCACCGCAGCGACGTGGACCCGCCCCGGGCGGCGCGCGAGCTCCAGCGGATGCTGCTGGAGCACCGGCCCGCCCCCGGCTGA
- a CDS encoding succinate dehydrogenase cytochrome b subunit: MTRTLWHSTVGKKTIMAVTGLVMLGYLVAHMAGNLKIFFGPGEFDGYAHWLRTMGAPVLHHAWALWIVRVGLVAAVVLHGVSAYQLSRRDIRARPTAYVHKRPRASYATRTMRWGGVILALFIVWHILDLTTGTVHAGFEAGHPYRNVVDTFSTWYGNVIYIVAVLAMGLHVRHGFWSAAQTLGVGNATRDRILKTLAHLLAAVLTVGFVSVPVAVMTGVVS; encoded by the coding sequence ATGACGCGGACGCTCTGGCACTCGACCGTCGGCAAGAAGACGATCATGGCCGTGACCGGTCTGGTCATGCTCGGATACCTGGTCGCCCACATGGCGGGCAACCTGAAGATCTTCTTCGGGCCCGGCGAGTTCGACGGGTACGCCCACTGGCTGCGCACCATGGGCGCACCCGTCCTGCACCACGCGTGGGCGCTCTGGATCGTCCGGGTGGGGCTCGTCGCCGCCGTCGTGCTGCACGGCGTCTCGGCGTACCAGCTCAGCCGGCGCGACATCCGGGCACGCCCGACCGCGTACGTCCACAAGAGGCCCCGCGCGAGCTACGCCACCCGCACCATGCGCTGGGGCGGCGTCATTCTGGCGCTCTTCATCGTCTGGCACATCCTCGACCTGACGACCGGCACCGTGCACGCGGGCTTCGAGGCCGGGCACCCGTACCGGAACGTCGTCGACACCTTCTCGACCTGGTACGGCAACGTCATCTACATCGTCGCGGTGCTCGCCATGGGCCTGCACGTCCGGCACGGATTCTGGAGCGCCGCCCAGACCCTGGGCGTCGGCAACGCGACCCGCGACCGCATCCTGAAGACCCTCGCCCACCTCCTCGCGGCGGTGCTGACGGTGGGCTTCGTCTCCGTACCCGTCGCCGTCATGACCGGAGTGGTGAGCTGA
- a CDS encoding polysaccharide deacetylase family protein, producing MRSDHSRPERRTLLRIALGLSTAAAVHLIAADPASTPTRPARTAGTPPPAAAGPPATVRGRPSPYRLEPMTGNAPPRFRPGRPPVRTRPFEHLPGLGHSMVLSFDDGPDPLYTPHILATLREHRVRAMFFVCGEMAAGNPDLLREMADDGHVVGNHSWSHPLIPKLSRAAIRDELGRTSEAVDRTLGVPPLWYRAPYGAWNRNSFEIGAELGMEPMAWTVDTLDWRTPGTDTIVRRVLDGAAPGVVVLSHDAGGDRSQSVAALRRYLPRLLASGYRVTVPHRV from the coding sequence ATGAGAAGTGATCACTCCCGACCCGAGCGGCGCACGCTGCTGAGGATCGCGCTCGGCCTCTCGACCGCCGCCGCCGTCCACCTGATCGCCGCCGACCCGGCGTCGACGCCCACGCGCCCCGCACGCACCGCCGGAACCCCGCCCCCGGCGGCCGCAGGGCCCCCGGCCACCGTCCGGGGCCGCCCCTCCCCGTACCGTCTCGAACCCATGACCGGCAACGCCCCGCCCCGGTTCAGACCGGGCCGGCCGCCCGTGCGGACCCGGCCCTTCGAGCACCTGCCCGGCCTCGGGCACTCCATGGTCCTCAGCTTCGACGACGGCCCGGACCCCCTCTACACCCCGCACATCCTGGCCACCCTGCGCGAGCACCGGGTCCGCGCCATGTTCTTCGTCTGCGGCGAGATGGCCGCAGGCAACCCGGATCTGCTGCGCGAGATGGCCGACGACGGGCATGTGGTGGGCAACCACTCCTGGTCCCACCCGCTGATCCCGAAGCTCTCCCGCGCCGCGATCCGCGACGAGCTGGGGCGTACCAGTGAGGCGGTGGACCGGACGCTCGGCGTCCCGCCGCTGTGGTACCGCGCCCCCTACGGAGCGTGGAACCGCAACTCCTTCGAGATCGGCGCCGAGTTGGGCATGGAGCCCATGGCCTGGACCGTGGACACGCTCGACTGGAGGACACCGGGTACGGACACGATCGTGCGGCGGGTGCTGGACGGCGCGGCGCCCGGCGTCGTCGTCCTCTCCCACGACGCGGGCGGTGACCGCTCGCAGAGCGTCGCGGCCCTGCGCCGCTACCTGCCCCGGCTGCTGGCGAGCGGCTACCGCGTCACCGTGCCGCACCGCGTCTGA
- a CDS encoding class F sortase, with amino-acid sequence MGRDHADGERARRMPWGAIALVLLSGLALMRNGTEFGDAGPPQPAAAASLDLDKDAAGPPVEGEPVQPLPYAPASRVKISSIDVDAPIIDVNLDANGWIDAPPAEDPNLAGWYQNGIAPGQRGTAVVVGHVDNKAGPAVFYGLGSLRKGHRVEVTRYDGRVGVFEVYGVEVFSKYDFPGPRVYGDTGHAELRVITCGGGYTKADGYDGNVVVFARLVDTR; translated from the coding sequence ATGGGCCGGGACCACGCCGATGGCGAGCGGGCCAGACGTATGCCATGGGGCGCGATCGCCCTGGTGCTGCTCAGCGGCCTCGCCCTCATGCGCAACGGCACGGAGTTCGGCGACGCGGGCCCGCCCCAGCCCGCCGCGGCCGCCTCGCTCGACCTGGACAAGGACGCCGCAGGACCGCCGGTGGAGGGAGAGCCGGTGCAGCCGCTGCCGTACGCCCCGGCCTCCCGCGTGAAGATCTCCTCCATCGACGTGGATGCCCCGATCATCGACGTCAACCTGGATGCCAACGGCTGGATCGACGCCCCGCCCGCCGAGGACCCGAACCTCGCAGGCTGGTACCAGAACGGCATCGCCCCCGGTCAGCGCGGTACCGCCGTCGTCGTCGGCCATGTCGACAACAAGGCGGGGCCCGCCGTCTTCTACGGCCTCGGATCGCTGCGGAAGGGGCACCGGGTGGAGGTCACCCGGTACGACGGCCGGGTCGGGGTCTTCGAGGTGTACGGGGTGGAGGTCTTCTCCAAGTACGACTTCCCCGGCCCGCGGGTCTACGGCGACACCGGCCACGCGGAGCTGCGCGTCATCACCTGCGGCGGGGGTTACACGAAGGCGGACGGCTACGACGGCAACGTGGTGGTCTTCGCCCGGCTCGTCGACACCCGCTGA
- a CDS encoding universal stress protein produces MTERQPHPHRFERGTDGPKVIVAGLDGSDSSMRAAAYAAGLARRQNALLALVYVQPVITAGAALGVPVEDTTTEVAEGLVSEIREAAERFRDAWNVRWEFHTFRGDPYNGLVTAADDLNADAVVVGASESAGHRFIGSVAVRLVKAGRWPVTVVP; encoded by the coding sequence GTGACAGAGCGGCAGCCTCATCCTCATCGGTTCGAACGCGGGACGGACGGCCCCAAGGTGATCGTCGCGGGGCTGGACGGCTCCGATTCGTCGATGCGCGCGGCGGCCTACGCCGCCGGGCTCGCCCGTCGGCAGAACGCCCTGCTGGCCCTCGTGTACGTCCAGCCCGTCATCACGGCGGGCGCGGCGCTGGGCGTACCGGTGGAGGACACGACGACCGAGGTCGCGGAGGGCCTGGTCTCCGAGATCAGAGAGGCCGCCGAGCGTTTCCGGGACGCGTGGAACGTGCGCTGGGAGTTCCACACCTTCCGGGGCGACCCCTACAACGGGCTGGTGACGGCGGCCGACGACCTGAATGCGGACGCGGTGGTGGTCGGGGCGTCGGAATCGGCCGGGCACCGCTTCATCGGCTCGGTGGCCGTACGCCTGGTGAAGGCGGGGCGCTGGCCCGTCACCGTGGTGCCGTAG
- a CDS encoding bifunctional diguanylate cyclase/phosphodiesterase: protein MSIPAQTSGEPDAEPDGPEGRLRRFARIWSRAIFPLTATSLTRPEFEQHLLPLARELNGILHAHPFDASPAQRVGAALVEVHCTDPDALSSTLGVVDSYLVLYCGGNGPGALSTEDGRARCARIQHTLAAGFTGALRERTLAEQEAIARSALTARSHAEQVLHATQARFRAVFEGAAIGIGIADLDGNILEINDTLTKMFGGLEHHVRSHKLNEWVHPEDSPQVWRYYDELVRGEREHYRVEKAYYRNDGTVLWTNLTVSLLRDSEGRPEYQLALMEDTTERRLLNLRLRYEATHDALTGLPNRTLFFERLEKALTARESTRFGLCYLDLDGFKAINDSLGHAAGDRLLVEVADRLQSCATAPGEMVARLGGDEFVALTTGPGTAEEVHELAGRILNALATPIRIDGRELTVRGSIGIVEGPSGERGAAEVLRSADITMYRAKAAGGNRFQLADAEADARAITRHGLTTALPAALDRGEFFIEYQPLVHLGDGTVHGAEALVRWCHPQHGVLGPDRFIPLAEHTGLIVPLGRWVLEESVRQANFWQERHSDGGPLRINVNLSPTQLHHPRLVAETVDVLERSGLEPGALCLEVTESALIGADDDLLKPLCQLAEMGVDIALDDFGTGYSNLANLRRLPVSVLKLDRSFTRGMQQHPADPVDLKIVEGIVSLAHSLELAVTVEGVETGAQAEQLRALGCDTAQGWYYARPGAPDRIHSLLLADAV from the coding sequence GTGAGCATTCCGGCCCAGACGTCCGGAGAGCCGGACGCGGAACCCGACGGTCCGGAGGGCCGGCTCCGGAGATTCGCCAGGATCTGGAGCCGCGCCATCTTCCCCCTGACGGCCACCTCCCTCACCCGCCCCGAGTTCGAACAGCATCTGCTGCCGCTGGCACGCGAGCTGAACGGCATCCTGCACGCCCATCCCTTCGACGCCTCGCCCGCGCAACGCGTCGGCGCGGCCCTCGTCGAGGTGCACTGCACCGACCCGGACGCCCTCAGTTCCACGCTCGGCGTCGTCGACTCCTACCTCGTCCTGTACTGCGGCGGAAACGGACCCGGCGCGCTGTCCACCGAGGACGGCCGGGCCCGCTGCGCCCGGATCCAGCACACCCTCGCCGCCGGTTTCACCGGGGCCCTGCGCGAACGCACCCTCGCCGAGCAGGAGGCCATCGCCCGTTCGGCGCTGACCGCCCGCTCGCACGCCGAGCAGGTCCTGCACGCCACCCAGGCACGGTTCCGCGCGGTCTTCGAGGGGGCGGCCATCGGCATCGGCATCGCCGACCTGGACGGCAACATCCTGGAGATCAACGACACGCTCACCAAGATGTTCGGCGGCCTCGAACACCACGTCCGCAGCCACAAGCTGAACGAATGGGTCCACCCCGAGGACTCGCCGCAGGTATGGCGGTACTACGACGAACTGGTACGCGGCGAACGCGAGCACTACCGGGTCGAGAAGGCGTACTACCGCAACGACGGCACCGTTCTGTGGACCAACCTCACCGTCTCGCTGCTGCGGGACTCCGAGGGCCGCCCCGAGTACCAGCTCGCGCTGATGGAGGACACGACCGAGCGGCGGTTGCTCAATCTGCGGCTGCGGTACGAGGCCACGCACGACGCGCTCACCGGCCTGCCCAACCGGACCCTGTTCTTCGAACGTCTGGAGAAGGCGCTCACCGCGCGGGAGAGCACCCGCTTCGGCCTCTGCTACCTGGACCTCGACGGCTTCAAGGCGATCAACGACAGCCTCGGCCACGCCGCGGGCGACCGCCTGCTGGTCGAGGTCGCGGACCGGCTCCAGAGCTGCGCCACCGCCCCCGGCGAGATGGTCGCCCGGCTCGGTGGCGACGAGTTCGTCGCCCTGACCACCGGTCCGGGCACCGCCGAGGAGGTGCACGAACTGGCGGGCCGCATCCTGAACGCGCTCGCCACCCCCATCCGCATCGACGGCCGCGAACTCACCGTCCGCGGCTCGATCGGCATCGTGGAGGGGCCCTCCGGGGAGCGCGGCGCCGCCGAGGTGCTGCGCAGCGCCGACATCACGATGTACCGGGCCAAGGCGGCGGGCGGCAACCGCTTCCAGCTCGCCGACGCGGAGGCCGACGCCCGCGCCATCACCCGGCACGGGCTGACCACCGCGCTTCCCGCCGCCCTGGACCGGGGCGAGTTCTTCATCGAGTACCAGCCGCTCGTCCACCTCGGCGACGGCACGGTGCACGGCGCCGAGGCACTCGTACGGTGGTGCCACCCGCAGCACGGCGTGCTCGGCCCCGACCGGTTCATCCCGCTCGCCGAACACACCGGGCTCATCGTGCCGCTCGGCCGCTGGGTGCTGGAGGAGTCCGTCCGCCAGGCGAACTTCTGGCAGGAGCGGCACAGCGACGGAGGCCCGTTGCGGATCAACGTCAACCTGTCGCCGACCCAGCTGCACCACCCCCGGCTGGTCGCGGAGACGGTCGACGTGCTGGAACGGTCCGGTCTCGAACCGGGCGCGCTCTGCCTGGAGGTGACCGAGTCGGCCCTCATCGGAGCCGACGACGATCTCCTCAAGCCGCTGTGCCAGCTCGCGGAGATGGGCGTCGACATCGCGCTCGACGACTTCGGCACCGGGTACTCGAACCTGGCCAACCTGCGCAGGCTGCCGGTGAGCGTGCTCAAGCTGGACCGTTCGTTCACGCGGGGCATGCAGCAGCATCCGGCGGACCCGGTCGATCTGAAGATCGTCGAGGGGATCGTGTCGCTGGCCCACAGCCTGGAGCTGGCCGTCACGGTGGAGGGCGTGGAGACGGGGGCCCAGGCCGAGCAGTTGCGCGCCCTGGGCTGCGACACCGCCCAGGGCTGGTACTACGCCCGCCCCGGCGCCCCGGACCGCATCCACTCCCTGCTGCTGGCGGACGCCGTCTGA
- a CDS encoding SAM-dependent methyltransferase, which produces MERPAWAPPGIDISVPSVSRMYDFYLGGSHNFEVDREAARKAMEFLPGLPKIMQANRAFMRRAVRYAVDSGIDQFLDIGSGIPTFGNVHEVARAADPKARVAYVDHDPVAVAHSQAVLEGDERAVIAAADLRRPREILAHPEITGLLDLDRPVALLLVAVLHFIEDADEPRAAVAELREALAPGSLIVLTHAAYDGIPLPKEEAAGTVGVYKNIRNPLIMRSREEIGQFFEGYEMVEPGLVSMPEWRPDTPQSPEQEDPYAFSGFAGVGRKA; this is translated from the coding sequence ATGGAGCGTCCCGCCTGGGCACCGCCGGGCATAGATATTTCGGTGCCGAGCGTGTCTCGCATGTACGACTTCTATCTGGGCGGATCGCACAATTTCGAGGTGGACCGGGAAGCCGCGCGCAAGGCCATGGAGTTCCTCCCCGGCCTTCCCAAGATCATGCAGGCCAATCGCGCCTTTATGCGCCGGGCCGTCCGCTATGCCGTCGACTCGGGCATCGACCAGTTCCTGGACATAGGCTCCGGCATCCCGACGTTCGGCAACGTCCACGAGGTCGCCCGCGCCGCCGACCCGAAGGCAAGGGTCGCCTACGTCGATCACGACCCGGTCGCCGTCGCCCACAGCCAGGCCGTGCTGGAGGGCGACGAGCGGGCCGTCATCGCCGCCGCCGATCTGCGTCGTCCCCGGGAGATCCTGGCGCACCCGGAGATCACCGGACTGCTCGACCTGGACCGCCCGGTCGCCCTGCTGCTGGTCGCGGTGCTCCACTTCATCGAGGACGCCGACGAGCCGCGCGCCGCGGTCGCCGAACTGCGCGAGGCGCTGGCCCCCGGCAGCCTGATCGTCCTGACCCACGCCGCGTACGACGGCATCCCGCTCCCCAAGGAGGAGGCGGCCGGCACGGTCGGCGTCTACAAGAACATCCGCAACCCGCTGATCATGCGCTCGCGCGAGGAGATCGGTCAGTTCTTCGAGGGCTACGAGATGGTCGAGCCGGGGCTCGTGTCGATGCCCGAATGGCGGCCCGACACCCCGCAGTCGCCGGAGCAGGAAGACCCGTACGCGTTCTCGGGCTTCGCAGGGGTCGGGCGCAAGGCGTGA
- a CDS encoding CapA family protein: MTQRIRPGTVAALALLLAAATGCTGQQSTSPAPSGPPAAARGSAARQVDGPRPFTLLAAGDILPHSSVIDRAAADAGGAGYDFAPMLAGVAPVVSAADLAFCHMETVYGKKGGPYTGYPTFTSPPEIAAALRTTGFDSCSTASNHTLDDGAEGVRRTLDALDRAGIRHAGSARTAAEAARPTILSAGPGKHAARVAHLAYTYGTNDVPLPAGRPWTVDVTDERRIIEEARAARRAGADVVVLSIHWGTEWQDEPDGRQRELARRLTASTDRGRPDIDAVIGTHAHVPQAYEKVNGTWVVYGMGDQIAGAMINHEGVQDPRGNQSSMGRFTFAPPAKPGGRWTVTRAEFVPQWYDTVTGRAVNLNASIGDGAGHLREVRDRIRAVVLSRGAADDGLRMGE, translated from the coding sequence ATGACCCAGCGCATCCGACCGGGCACCGTGGCCGCCCTCGCCCTGCTGCTCGCCGCGGCCACCGGTTGCACCGGGCAGCAGTCCACGTCCCCCGCCCCGAGCGGGCCCCCCGCCGCGGCCCGGGGTTCGGCCGCCCGGCAGGTCGACGGGCCCCGCCCGTTCACGCTGCTCGCCGCGGGCGACATCCTGCCGCACTCCTCCGTGATCGACCGGGCCGCCGCCGACGCGGGCGGCGCGGGCTACGACTTCGCCCCGATGCTGGCGGGCGTCGCCCCGGTCGTCTCCGCTGCGGACCTGGCGTTCTGCCATATGGAGACGGTGTACGGGAAGAAGGGCGGCCCCTACACCGGCTACCCCACCTTCACGTCGCCGCCCGAGATCGCCGCGGCCCTGCGCACCACCGGATTCGACTCCTGTTCCACCGCCTCCAACCACACGCTCGACGACGGGGCCGAAGGCGTCCGGCGCACCCTTGACGCCCTGGACCGCGCGGGCATCCGGCACGCGGGCTCCGCCCGTACCGCCGCCGAGGCCGCCCGGCCGACGATCCTGTCCGCCGGACCGGGCAAGCACGCGGCCAGGGTCGCGCACCTCGCGTACACCTACGGGACCAACGACGTCCCGCTCCCCGCCGGCCGGCCCTGGACGGTCGACGTGACCGATGAGCGCAGGATCATCGAGGAGGCCAGGGCCGCGCGCCGGGCGGGCGCCGACGTCGTCGTGCTCTCCATCCACTGGGGTACCGAGTGGCAGGACGAGCCGGACGGACGTCAACGGGAACTGGCGCGGCGGCTCACCGCCTCCACCGACCGGGGCCGCCCCGACATCGACGCGGTGATCGGCACGCACGCCCACGTGCCCCAGGCGTACGAGAAGGTCAACGGGACCTGGGTCGTCTACGGCATGGGCGACCAGATCGCCGGGGCGATGATCAACCACGAGGGGGTGCAGGACCCGCGCGGCAACCAGAGTTCGATGGGGCGCTTCACCTTCGCGCCGCCCGCGAAGCCCGGTGGACGCTGGACCGTGACGAGGGCCGAGTTCGTCCCGCAGTGGTACGACACCGTCACCGGCCGGGCCGTGAACCTCAATGCCTCGATCGGCGACGGGGCCGGGCACCTGCGCGAGGTCCGCGACCGTATCCGTGCCGTCGTCCTCAGCCGGGGTGCGGCGGACGACGGGCTCCGCATGGGCGAGTAG
- a CDS encoding SCO0930 family lipoprotein: protein MNTWRNASPAVTAAALLTLTTACGQEKGDASPNGQAVGNAAPARQPADSGYGSAGGGSGSGAEAKAAEPKGAGQLAVRDGEKLGRVLTDSEGFTLYRFDRDRANPPEATCEDACAETWPVVAADDTTAAAGTDAALLGEVTRADGTSQLTVGGWPMYRYAKDTAPGQINGQGVGGTWFAAAPDGKKAARNADSAAVAEPAGPAGLSVRRDPELGDIVVDGRSMTVYRFTKDSAWPMKTACTGDCLKKWPVVPPVAKNTVDGVTKKGFVTFGRPDGIEQQTIDCRPLYTFAGDKKPGDTNGQGVGGTWYAVSPEAKLVRAPK from the coding sequence ATGAACACCTGGCGCAACGCCTCGCCGGCAGTCACCGCCGCAGCCCTGCTGACGCTCACGACGGCGTGCGGGCAGGAGAAGGGTGACGCATCGCCCAACGGCCAGGCGGTGGGCAACGCCGCCCCGGCCCGGCAGCCCGCCGACAGCGGCTACGGATCGGCCGGCGGGGGATCCGGCTCCGGGGCGGAAGCGAAGGCGGCCGAGCCGAAGGGAGCCGGTCAACTCGCCGTCCGGGACGGCGAGAAGCTCGGAAGGGTGCTCACCGACAGCGAGGGCTTCACGCTCTACCGCTTCGACAGGGACCGTGCGAATCCGCCCGAGGCGACCTGCGAGGACGCGTGCGCGGAGACCTGGCCGGTGGTGGCCGCGGACGACACCACCGCCGCGGCCGGCACCGACGCGGCCCTGCTCGGCGAGGTCACCCGCGCCGACGGAACCAGCCAACTGACCGTCGGCGGATGGCCGATGTACCGGTATGCCAAGGACACCGCGCCGGGCCAGATCAACGGGCAGGGCGTCGGCGGCACCTGGTTCGCCGCCGCCCCGGACGGGAAGAAGGCCGCCAGGAACGCCGACAGCGCCGCGGTGGCCGAACCGGCCGGTCCCGCCGGGCTTTCGGTCCGCCGGGACCCGGAACTCGGCGACATCGTGGTGGACGGCAGGAGCATGACGGTTTACCGCTTCACCAAGGACTCCGCCTGGCCGATGAAGACCGCGTGCACGGGAGACTGCCTCAAGAAGTGGCCGGTAGTGCCCCCTGTGGCCAAAAATACGGTGGACGGAGTGACGAAGAAGGGATTCGTCACCTTCGGCCGTCCCGACGGAATCGAGCAGCAGACCATCGACTGCCGGCCCCTCTACACCTTCGCGGGCGACAAGAAGCCCGGTGACACCAACGGGCAGGGCGTCGGCGGAACCTGGTACGCCGTTTCCCCGGAAGCGAAACTCGTCCGCGCCCCGAAGTAG
- a CDS encoding DUF4239 domain-containing protein has protein sequence MSEWLVLSIAMASACAVVLTIAVLNNRRVGDDDDPSETPDVIEYMTMMIGVVYAIVLGLAIAGVWEGRSSAQESVRIEAQALHEVRERSSVYPAEVRDRIRADVDAYVSHVVHDEWKVMSERHALTGRGTELLNRVRADVTDYVPRNDHEGQAYQPLVDQVAAADDARSTRGQNAGATMPGVVWFGLIAGAMVTVGLIFTLQIRRTFRELLLAGLFSALIAFLLFLIWDFDAPFGRGISATAEPFLDMFPEATG, from the coding sequence ATGTCCGAATGGCTCGTGCTGAGCATTGCCATGGCGTCCGCCTGCGCGGTCGTCCTCACCATCGCCGTCCTGAACAACCGGCGGGTCGGGGACGACGACGATCCGTCCGAGACGCCTGACGTCATCGAGTACATGACGATGATGATCGGCGTGGTCTACGCGATCGTCCTGGGACTCGCCATCGCCGGCGTCTGGGAGGGCCGGAGCTCCGCCCAGGAGTCCGTACGCATCGAGGCGCAGGCGCTGCACGAGGTGCGGGAGCGGTCCTCGGTCTACCCGGCGGAGGTCCGCGACCGCATCCGGGCGGACGTGGACGCCTATGTGAGCCATGTGGTCCACGACGAGTGGAAGGTGATGTCCGAGCGGCACGCGCTCACCGGGCGCGGCACCGAACTGCTGAACAGGGTGCGGGCGGACGTGACGGACTACGTGCCGAGGAACGACCACGAGGGACAGGCGTACCAGCCGCTGGTCGACCAGGTGGCCGCGGCGGACGACGCCCGCAGCACACGCGGCCAGAACGCCGGGGCGACGATGCCCGGTGTGGTCTGGTTCGGGCTGATCGCCGGAGCGATGGTGACGGTGGGACTGATCTTCACCCTGCAGATCCGCAGGACCTTCCGCGAACTGCTCCTGGCCGGCCTGTTCAGCGCGCTGATCGCCTTCCTGCTCTTCCTCATCTGGGACTTCGACGCGCCCTTCGGCCGGGGCATCTCGGCCACCGCCGAGCCGTTCCTCGACATGTTCCCGGAGGCCACCGGGTAA